A region of Acidobacteriota bacterium DNA encodes the following proteins:
- the queC gene encoding 7-cyano-7-deazaguanine synthase QueC, with protein MLAVVLTSGGMDSCVTTAIAVSECDEIALLHVSYGQRTERRELKAFHDIADFYRPNRRLATNIAHLAEIGGSSLTDVRIEVSQADLESKEIPTSYVPFRNAHLLAIATSWAEVIGAGRIYIGAVAEDSSGYPDCRPEFYEAYQRVIDIGTKPDTHIEIVTPVIQLRKSEIVLRGMKLGAPLNLSWSCYKREDVACGECDSCALRLRGFREAGLADPIPYARVA; from the coding sequence ATGCTTGCAGTGGTCTTAACAAGTGGCGGAATGGACAGTTGCGTGACAACGGCAATCGCCGTCAGCGAATGCGATGAAATCGCTTTGCTGCATGTCAGTTACGGTCAGCGAACCGAACGACGTGAGTTGAAAGCTTTCCATGACATTGCCGATTTTTATCGACCCAATCGCCGACTTGCAACGAACATAGCTCACCTGGCAGAGATTGGCGGTTCTTCCCTGACTGATGTCAGGATCGAAGTCAGTCAGGCAGATTTGGAATCAAAGGAAATTCCGACTTCCTATGTGCCGTTTCGCAACGCGCATTTGCTGGCGATTGCAACCAGTTGGGCGGAAGTCATTGGCGCGGGCCGGATTTATATTGGCGCAGTCGCCGAAGACAGTTCCGGCTATCCGGATTGCCGGCCTGAGTTTTATGAAGCATACCAACGCGTAATTGACATCGGTACCAAGCCCGATACGCATATTGAAATCGTGACACCGGTCATCCAGCTTCGCAAAAGTGAAATCGTCTTGCGGGGAATGAAACTCGGAGCCCCATTGAACCTGAGTTGGTCGTGCTATAAACGCGAAGATGTCGCCTGCGGCGAGTGTGATAGTTGTGCGCTGCGGTTGCGCGGATTCCGAGAAGCGGGCCTTGCCGATCCCATTCCCTATGCCCGGGTGGCTTGA
- a CDS encoding XisI protein — translation MDKLSRYREIIKQVLELYASWSKRKPGVDVVNEIVVDAERDHYELLNVGWENECRVHFAVLHLDIINNKIWIQHDATNRPVADALLEAGVPSEDIVLAFHPPEARQYTEFAAA, via the coding sequence ATGGATAAACTGAGCCGCTATCGTGAAATTATTAAACAAGTACTTGAGCTGTACGCGAGTTGGTCAAAACGCAAACCGGGCGTGGATGTAGTAAACGAAATTGTTGTAGATGCGGAGCGGGATCATTACGAGTTGCTCAATGTTGGCTGGGAAAACGAATGCCGGGTGCATTTCGCTGTTCTACATTTAGATATTATCAACAACAAGATCTGGATTCAGCACGACGCCACTAACAGACCGGTTGCTGATGCACTGCTTGAAGCAGGCGTGCCTAGTGAAGACATTGTGCTCGCATTTCATCCACCCGAAGCGCGTCAGTATACAGAGTTTGCCGCTGCCTAA
- a CDS encoding molybdopterin-dependent oxidoreductase, with protein MSFLAKYIGQKVKRTEDPRLVKGIGHYVDDIKLADTLSVVIVRSQYAHAKINFINTDAAKASPGIVAIYTGADIAGKIGNVPCAAALPGLNVPKYPVLASGKVIFVGQPVAAVVATDKYKARDAADLIEIDCDPLDVISDAEAAAQNDSPIIHEEFGTNIAFTHQAGTGDVDAAFAAADKIVKEKLNHQRLAPISMEPRGVLAQYFPGEEQLNLWSSTQIPHLMRTQVALMLGIAENKLRVITPEVGGGFGCKLNVYAEEALLGWIAMQLGKPVKWIESRRENFQATIHGRAQVGTCEVAVKNDGTLLGLRYNVTADLGAYLQLLTPAIPTLTGLMLSGCYKIPAIQMNCTGVFTNKMSTDAYRGAGRPEATYLIERMMDCVARELKMDPVELRRKNMPKPTEFPFATATGLFYDSGDYEKALDKALAMADYKNLRAEQAEARKQGRLIGIGVSTYVEICAMGPSIALPAGGWESATVRVEPTGKVTVLTGVSPHGQGEETAFAQIIGDMLGIDMNDVLVIHGDTSIVQYGIGTFGSRGLAVGGAALVKAAEKVVAKAKTLAAHLLQTDEASLTFENGRFVGAPNDKSVSIQEVALAAYIPHNVPEDFEPGLTATHFFEPKNFTFPSGTHICVSEVDRETGEVKILRYIAVDDCGNQINPLIVQGQVHGGIAQGMAQALFEEVVYDENGQLLTGELMDYAVPKAHQLPHFDLDHTVTPTDVNPLGAKGVGEAGTIGSTPATANSVIDALAPFNVSHVDLPLRPEKLWKLMNN; from the coding sequence ATGTCGTTTTTAGCAAAATATATTGGACAAAAAGTGAAGCGCACAGAAGACCCGCGTCTGGTCAAAGGCATTGGGCATTACGTGGATGACATCAAACTGGCAGATACGCTGAGCGTTGTCATTGTGCGAAGCCAATATGCGCACGCAAAAATCAATTTCATCAACACGGACGCTGCGAAGGCATCGCCCGGAATCGTCGCCATTTACACCGGAGCCGACATCGCGGGCAAAATCGGCAATGTTCCTTGTGCAGCGGCGCTGCCTGGATTGAACGTGCCGAAATATCCCGTGCTGGCCAGCGGCAAAGTGATTTTTGTCGGCCAGCCGGTAGCCGCCGTCGTCGCCACGGATAAATACAAAGCCCGCGACGCAGCCGATCTGATCGAAATTGACTGCGACCCGCTGGATGTCATCAGCGACGCCGAAGCTGCTGCCCAAAATGATTCCCCAATCATTCACGAAGAGTTCGGAACCAACATCGCCTTCACGCATCAGGCCGGAACCGGCGATGTGGACGCAGCCTTTGCCGCAGCCGACAAGATTGTCAAAGAGAAATTGAACCATCAACGGCTGGCGCCCATTTCGATGGAGCCGCGCGGCGTGTTAGCGCAATACTTCCCCGGCGAAGAGCAATTGAATTTGTGGTCTTCGACACAGATTCCACACTTAATGCGCACACAGGTCGCGTTGATGCTGGGAATTGCGGAAAACAAATTGCGCGTCATCACCCCGGAGGTCGGCGGCGGGTTCGGCTGCAAGCTGAATGTGTATGCTGAAGAAGCGCTGCTCGGATGGATTGCGATGCAACTGGGCAAGCCTGTGAAGTGGATCGAATCCCGTCGCGAAAATTTCCAGGCGACAATTCACGGTCGCGCGCAAGTCGGTACCTGTGAAGTCGCTGTCAAAAACGACGGCACATTGCTGGGGCTTCGGTACAACGTCACGGCGGACTTGGGAGCGTATTTGCAACTGCTGACTCCGGCGATCCCCACGCTGACCGGGTTGATGCTGTCGGGCTGTTACAAAATTCCGGCGATTCAAATGAATTGCACAGGCGTGTTCACGAACAAAATGTCCACCGACGCCTATCGCGGAGCGGGGCGCCCTGAAGCGACCTACCTAATCGAACGGATGATGGACTGCGTCGCGCGCGAACTGAAGATGGACCCGGTCGAATTGCGCCGCAAAAACATGCCCAAACCGACGGAGTTTCCATTCGCCACGGCGACCGGATTGTTTTACGACTCCGGCGATTACGAAAAGGCGCTCGACAAAGCCTTGGCAATGGCCGATTACAAAAACTTGCGCGCCGAACAGGCCGAAGCGCGCAAACAAGGACGCCTGATTGGCATAGGCGTTTCGACCTACGTGGAAATCTGCGCGATGGGACCGTCCATCGCCTTGCCCGCCGGAGGTTGGGAAAGCGCGACGGTTCGCGTGGAACCGACCGGCAAAGTCACTGTGCTGACCGGCGTTTCGCCGCACGGGCAAGGCGAAGAAACCGCGTTTGCGCAAATCATTGGCGATATGCTCGGCATTGATATGAACGATGTGCTGGTCATTCACGGAGACACTTCGATTGTGCAATACGGCATCGGCACTTTTGGCTCGCGCGGGTTGGCCGTTGGCGGAGCCGCACTGGTCAAAGCTGCGGAAAAAGTCGTCGCAAAAGCCAAAACGCTGGCCGCGCACCTGCTGCAAACGGATGAAGCCAGCTTGACGTTTGAAAATGGCCGGTTTGTCGGCGCGCCGAACGACAAATCGGTTTCCATCCAGGAAGTCGCCTTGGCCGCTTACATACCGCACAACGTTCCTGAAGATTTCGAGCCAGGCCTGACCGCCACACATTTCTTTGAACCGAAAAACTTCACCTTCCCATCCGGCACGCACATTTGCGTTTCGGAAGTGGATCGCGAAACCGGCGAAGTGAAAATTCTGCGCTACATCGCCGTGGACGACTGCGGAAATCAAATCAATCCGCTGATCGTGCAGGGACAGGTTCACGGCGGCATTGCGCAAGGCATGGCGCAGGCGCTGTTCGAAGAAGTCGTCTACGACGAAAACGGTCAGTTGCTGACCGGCGAATTGATGGATTACGCAGTGCCGAAAGCACACCAACTGCCGCATTTCGATCTGGATCACACGGTGACGCCAACCGATGTCAACCCGCTCGGCGCAAAAGGCGTCGGCGAAGCCGGAACCATCGGTTCAACGCCTGCGACGGCGAATTCCGTCATTGATGCGCTTGCGCCGTTCAACGTCTCACACGTGGATTTGCCGCTACGTCCTGAAAAACTCTGGAAACTGATGAACAACTGA
- a CDS encoding DUF1501 domain-containing protein: MIDNKTKLSRRELIFRAGAGFSGLALASLLDKDGLLAAEPGQQKRVNPLAQKAPHFQGKAKSVIFLFMYGGVSHVDTFDPKPELTKNHGKPMNKGKVDVFFGNPGNLMASPYKFEKYGQSGIEVSELYPHLAQKVDDLCMVRSVYTTSNNHSPAIFQMNSGNMRPGNPSLGSWVTYGLGSENENLPAYVVMYDWRGGPIGGAPNWSSGFMPAAYQGTSFRSGGTPIADLNPPKWVDPHLQRAEIDFVQKLNQEHEAAHQGNSDLDARIASYELAFQMQTHAPEAMDLSKESGATKKLYGIGEKTTDYFGKQCLIARRMVERGVRFIQLYSGGGHQQESWDAHYGLHENHSLHCAETDKPMAGLIADLKARGLLDSTLIVWGGEFGRMPISQSGIGRDHNPHGFTMWFAGGGIKGGQIIGATDEYGYKAEVEPYSVHDLHATILSALGLDHRKLTYYYGGREQRLTNFGGDPVLKMFA; the protein is encoded by the coding sequence ATGATTGACAACAAAACTAAACTATCACGCCGCGAATTGATCTTTCGCGCCGGAGCCGGATTTTCCGGCTTGGCGCTGGCTTCGTTATTGGACAAGGATGGATTGCTGGCAGCGGAGCCGGGCCAGCAAAAGCGCGTCAATCCGCTGGCTCAGAAAGCGCCGCATTTCCAGGGCAAAGCCAAGTCCGTCATCTTTTTGTTTATGTACGGCGGCGTCAGCCACGTGGACACCTTCGACCCAAAGCCGGAGCTGACCAAAAATCACGGCAAACCGATGAACAAGGGCAAGGTGGATGTCTTTTTCGGCAATCCTGGCAATTTGATGGCTTCGCCGTACAAGTTCGAAAAGTATGGGCAATCGGGCATCGAAGTTTCGGAGCTATACCCGCACCTTGCGCAAAAGGTTGATGATTTGTGCATGGTTCGTTCGGTCTACACCACCAGCAACAATCATTCGCCTGCCATCTTTCAAATGAACAGCGGCAATATGCGTCCTGGAAATCCATCGCTGGGGTCTTGGGTGACGTATGGACTCGGCAGCGAAAATGAGAACTTGCCCGCTTACGTGGTGATGTATGACTGGCGCGGCGGCCCAATTGGTGGGGCGCCGAACTGGTCTTCTGGCTTTATGCCGGCAGCGTATCAGGGAACATCGTTTCGTTCGGGCGGAACTCCGATTGCGGATTTGAATCCGCCCAAATGGGTTGATCCGCATTTGCAGCGCGCGGAAATTGATTTCGTTCAGAAGCTGAACCAGGAGCACGAGGCGGCACATCAGGGGAATTCCGATCTGGATGCGCGTATTGCGTCCTACGAACTCGCGTTTCAGATGCAGACGCATGCGCCCGAAGCGATGGATTTGTCGAAAGAGTCCGGCGCGACCAAAAAACTGTACGGGATTGGCGAAAAGACGACGGATTATTTCGGCAAACAGTGTTTGATTGCCCGGCGAATGGTCGAACGCGGCGTGCGATTCATTCAGTTGTACAGCGGCGGCGGTCATCAGCAGGAATCCTGGGACGCGCATTATGGCTTGCATGAAAACCATTCGCTGCATTGCGCGGAAACGGACAAACCGATGGCGGGTTTGATCGCCGATTTGAAAGCGCGAGGTTTGCTGGATTCGACGCTGATTGTCTGGGGCGGAGAATTTGGTCGCATGCCGATTTCGCAATCCGGCATTGGCCGCGATCACAATCCGCACGGTTTCACGATGTGGTTTGCGGGGGGCGGCATCAAAGGCGGTCAGATCATCGGCGCGACAGACGAATACGGTTACAAGGCAGAAGTCGAACCATATTCGGTTCACGATCTGCACGCGACGATTTTAAGTGCGTTGGGACTGGATCATCGCAAACTGACATACTATTACGGCGGACGCGAACAACGGCTGACGAATTTCGGAGGCGATCCGGTTCTAAAAATGTTTGCATGA
- a CDS encoding (2Fe-2S)-binding protein has protein sequence MFRRNSVNISLSINGTKYEADVEPRLLLVHLIRDVVGLTGTHIGCETSICGACTVMLDGKTAKSCCVLAVQADGAEVITIEGLAQNGQLHPVQEGFWEKHGLQCGYCTPGMIMAACGLLKDTPNPTEEEIRHGIEGNLCRCTGYQNIVEAVKYAADKLKAQA, from the coding sequence ATGTTTAGGAGGAATTCGGTGAATATCTCTCTTTCCATCAACGGCACAAAATACGAAGCCGATGTCGAACCGCGCTTATTGCTGGTTCACCTGATTCGCGACGTGGTCGGACTGACGGGCACGCACATCGGCTGCGAAACGTCCATCTGCGGCGCTTGCACGGTGATGCTGGACGGCAAAACGGCCAAATCCTGCTGCGTACTGGCCGTTCAAGCCGATGGCGCAGAAGTTATTACAATCGAAGGCCTGGCCCAGAACGGCCAACTTCACCCGGTTCAGGAGGGCTTCTGGGAAAAACATGGATTACAGTGCGGCTATTGCACGCCGGGAATGATTATGGCTGCCTGCGGGCTGCTGAAAGACACCCCCAATCCAACTGAAGAAGAAATCCGTCACGGGATCGAAGGCAATTTATGCCGCTGCACTGGCTACCAAAACATCGTCGAAGCGGTGAAATACGCGGCGGATAAACTCAAAGCCCAAGCCTGA
- a CDS encoding tetratricopeptide repeat protein, translating into MKIKNLLSALAGCALFSLLTINAFAQVGRIEGDVVKADTKEPVVGAEVQIVRTDIKGSYPVKTDKKGHFLHAGVPFVGTYTIIVSAEGCEPAFNQGVRPDREPLKFELRVGDGRKLTMDDLKKAPGPGGNTAGGAPPKPMSEAEKKKADEEYKKALAERDEAEKYNASIAVINVKLKEGNDAMTKGDFNTAVTAFKEAVTANPGIHISQGNLAIALQKRAVKAFNEGNRDAAKQDFLDSIVACTKALEGLDTTEKDSKQKNDPAQNKVNRRTYLTVRAESEGILGSKFFDGPQAEAAVKDYDAVAELTDDPAKKKELPIKGAKVLFDAGQTDAAIAAYQKVLDGDKDNIEAWYGIGLAYAQAGKFKESADSLQTFVEKAPGTDGRVAEAKTVIAELVRGNNLPPPKSLDDGKRKAAPPKKKP; encoded by the coding sequence ATGAAGATCAAGAATCTTTTGTCGGCGCTGGCGGGTTGCGCGCTCTTCTCATTGCTGACCATCAACGCATTTGCGCAGGTGGGACGCATTGAGGGCGACGTTGTCAAAGCTGACACCAAAGAACCGGTGGTCGGCGCAGAAGTGCAAATCGTTCGCACCGACATCAAAGGCAGTTACCCGGTGAAAACAGACAAAAAAGGTCACTTCCTGCACGCGGGCGTGCCGTTCGTCGGCACGTACACAATTATTGTTTCGGCGGAAGGTTGTGAACCGGCCTTCAACCAAGGCGTTCGCCCGGACAGAGAACCGCTCAAATTCGAGCTTCGCGTGGGTGATGGTCGCAAATTGACAATGGATGACCTGAAGAAAGCTCCCGGCCCAGGCGGAAACACAGCAGGCGGCGCTCCCCCGAAACCGATGAGCGAAGCCGAGAAGAAAAAAGCCGACGAGGAATACAAAAAAGCGTTGGCGGAGCGTGATGAAGCTGAGAAATACAATGCGTCCATTGCGGTCATCAACGTCAAGCTGAAAGAAGGCAATGACGCCATGACCAAGGGTGATTTCAATACTGCTGTCACAGCGTTCAAAGAAGCCGTCACCGCCAATCCAGGCATTCATATTTCGCAAGGCAACCTTGCCATCGCATTGCAAAAACGTGCGGTGAAAGCCTTCAACGAAGGCAATCGCGACGCCGCGAAACAGGATTTTCTGGATTCCATCGTCGCTTGTACCAAAGCGCTGGAAGGATTGGATACGACGGAAAAAGACTCCAAACAGAAAAATGACCCCGCTCAAAACAAGGTCAATCGCCGAACATATTTGACTGTCCGCGCCGAATCGGAAGGTATTCTCGGCAGCAAATTCTTCGACGGCCCGCAGGCCGAAGCTGCCGTGAAAGATTACGATGCAGTCGCTGAATTGACGGACGATCCCGCCAAGAAGAAAGAACTTCCGATCAAAGGCGCGAAGGTTTTGTTCGACGCCGGTCAGACGGATGCCGCCATCGCGGCTTACCAAAAAGTTCTGGATGGAGATAAAGACAATATCGAAGCCTGGTACGGAATCGGCCTGGCCTACGCGCAAGCAGGCAAGTTCAAAGAATCCGCGGATTCCCTGCAAACCTTCGTCGAAAAAGCTCCCGGCACCGACGGACGTGTTGCAGAAGCCAAGACCGTGATCGCAGAACTGGTTCGCGGTAACAACCTGCCCCCGCCGAAATCTTTGGACGACGGAAAAAGAAAAGCCGCTCCGCCCAAGAAAAAACCCTAA
- a CDS encoding xanthine dehydrogenase family protein subunit M yields the protein MIPANFDYFAPKTIEEALQLLDQHGDNAKILSGGHSLIPVLKLRLASPGVVIDIGRIEELKAIKVDGSMISIGANATHAEIASSAELKTHCPLLVETAAQIGDQQVRNRGTIGGSLTHADPAADWPAAILALNAEIVVRSSKGTRTIKAADFFLDLMTSAVEMDEIVTEIRIPKPAQPAAAVYLKVPQSASGFAIVGVAAQLNVANGKCESVSIGVTGLAPKAFRAKSVEDALIGKALDEAAISAASSKADAEADDAMEDIHASGDYRRHLAKIYAKRAVQAAAARA from the coding sequence ATGATTCCTGCAAACTTTGACTACTTTGCCCCGAAGACAATTGAAGAAGCGCTTCAGTTGCTCGATCAACACGGCGACAACGCCAAGATTCTTTCCGGCGGGCATAGCTTGATTCCGGTTTTGAAGCTGCGGCTGGCTTCGCCGGGCGTCGTGATTGACATTGGCCGCATCGAGGAATTGAAAGCCATCAAAGTGGATGGTTCAATGATCAGCATTGGAGCAAATGCAACCCACGCTGAAATTGCGTCAAGTGCTGAGTTGAAAACGCACTGTCCGCTCCTTGTTGAAACCGCAGCGCAAATTGGCGACCAGCAGGTTCGCAACCGGGGTACGATTGGCGGCAGCTTGACGCACGCTGATCCGGCGGCGGATTGGCCCGCAGCGATTCTGGCTTTGAATGCGGAAATCGTCGTTCGTTCCAGCAAAGGCACGCGAACCATCAAAGCAGCGGATTTCTTTCTGGACTTAATGACCAGTGCGGTCGAAATGGATGAAATCGTCACCGAAATCCGCATTCCCAAACCGGCGCAACCGGCGGCGGCTGTTTATTTGAAAGTGCCGCAATCGGCTTCAGGGTTTGCAATTGTCGGCGTCGCCGCGCAATTGAACGTCGCCAACGGAAAATGCGAATCCGTCAGCATCGGCGTAACAGGCCTTGCGCCCAAAGCCTTCCGGGCTAAATCCGTCGAAGATGCTCTGATTGGCAAGGCTTTGGATGAAGCGGCAATCAGCGCCGCTTCATCCAAAGCCGACGCCGAAGCTGACGATGCGATGGAAGACATCCATGCTTCAGGCGATTACCGCCGCCATTTGGCGAAGATTTACGCTAAACGCGCTGTGCAAGCCGCAGCAGCCAGAGCCTAA
- a CDS encoding radical SAM protein translates to MRITEIFYSIQGESSYAGLPCVFVRLTWCNLRCSWCDSEYTFTGGTEISVDEVMEQVRGYGCNLVEITGGEPLVQKRECSELVRRLCDEGFTVLIETGGSLDTNVLDPRAIKILDVKCPGSGEAERNYWPNLERLNPQDEIKFVIADQADFDFALEVIAKYKLSDRQPQVLFSPVWGAVEFKDLAAWVLHSGVRARMQLQLHKYIWGPDTKGV, encoded by the coding sequence ATGCGGATCACCGAAATTTTCTATTCCATACAGGGCGAGTCCTCTTATGCGGGCTTGCCCTGTGTTTTTGTGCGCTTGACGTGGTGCAATTTGCGCTGCTCGTGGTGTGACAGCGAATACACGTTCACCGGCGGAACGGAAATAAGCGTTGACGAAGTCATGGAGCAGGTTCGCGGTTACGGCTGCAACCTGGTCGAAATCACAGGCGGCGAACCGCTGGTCCAAAAACGCGAATGCAGCGAACTGGTCCGGCGGTTATGCGACGAAGGATTCACCGTGCTGATTGAAACCGGCGGAAGTTTGGACACAAACGTGCTCGATCCGCGCGCCATCAAAATTCTGGACGTAAAATGTCCGGGCAGCGGCGAAGCCGAACGCAATTACTGGCCGAACCTGGAACGGTTGAACCCGCAAGACGAAATCAAATTCGTTATCGCGGATCAAGCGGATTTTGACTTCGCCCTGGAAGTTATTGCCAAATACAAACTCAGCGACCGACAGCCGCAGGTATTGTTTTCTCCGGTCTGGGGCGCTGTGGAGTTCAAGGATTTGGCCGCCTGGGTGCTGCATTCTGGAGTTCGCGCCCGTATGCAATTGCAGCTTCACAAATATATTTGGGGACCGGACACCAAGGGAGTTTGA
- a CDS encoding XisH family protein, giving the protein MPAKDLYHDTVIAALTSDGWTITDDPLQLRYQKRDLYVDLAAERGPVAAEKEGIKIAVEIKSFLNKSQVEALQEALGQFLMYREILAEIETERVLYLAVPKHIYEGILSEPLGRLMIDRSQLHLLVFSVKEERILKWIN; this is encoded by the coding sequence ATGCCAGCCAAAGACCTTTACCACGACACCGTTATTGCTGCGCTAACGTCTGATGGCTGGACGATCACGGATGATCCGCTCCAGTTGCGCTATCAGAAGCGTGATCTGTATGTTGATCTGGCAGCGGAGCGCGGCCCTGTGGCCGCAGAAAAAGAAGGGATCAAGATTGCGGTCGAGATCAAAAGTTTTCTGAACAAATCGCAAGTCGAAGCCTTACAGGAGGCTTTGGGGCAGTTCTTGATGTATCGCGAAATCCTGGCTGAGATCGAAACCGAAAGAGTCTTATACTTGGCTGTGCCCAAGCATATCTACGAGGGCATTTTGTCTGAACCACTGGGACGGTTGATGATTGATCGCTCACAGTTACACTTGCTGGTGTTTTCAGTCAAAGAAGAAAGGATTCTCAAATGGATAAACTGA